A genome region from Schistocerca americana isolate TAMUIC-IGC-003095 chromosome 1, iqSchAmer2.1, whole genome shotgun sequence includes the following:
- the LOC124558188 gene encoding uncharacterized protein LOC124558188 isoform X2 has protein sequence MNYQETTEDLNTFVDKLANLINDTFKSCIKNYDTLLPFINQKEINAKIHHRLVFVNILLNKLNEELSGLITEYVTVSPYEQKGETVLFEGGRRRRKSHMLKLDGQQTESKKSPYSDNRKCSIALTSQTGINIQSDNLLLIGTEKAINTQPQKLDMQEKKNVKTETQDLNKFEGGTQRIMSDVVDLDRHETKSIKMELPFSDNSKCSIPLTSQTGTNIKPENLVLRDNEETSNTQARKADMQEKKNIKTEAQESNKVEEGRRGIIYDVLDLGRHQTKCIKVDVPFSDNAKCSIPLTSQTGTNVKSENSLLRDNALKLDMQGKKNIKTETQDSNKVKGGRKRITSDVLDVGRHETKSMKVEVPFSDNTKYSIPLISRTGTNIKSENSVLRDNEQTSNIQAQKSDMHAKKNIKTEVQESNEVEDIHEFPITSCQIPVAHNFYDTTNNGATVHFAGDGVNASVVDRHVVGNVCNTPFDTLTHSENNEMCVPLLNVGSETSSQEKRENTVNILSKDHDIYRGLREEVGCTTSLSAHAKRSFDSKEPPVTFSTCDNQSAVLLGGRENSFYGGWREAPHCPRTYINGDVPAQRSEKWCRAEDSLCGIIKIRNGMYRSSLFCDMAVFGHVRGKQYKRARITARRERKLENLILIDRTVTSDTEEENLLYMLAKKSIKMKLQDLNKVEGDEKRRMSDALDLGRQETKSIKMEEPFSDHKKYSIPLTSQTGINIKSDNLALMDNEETSNTQAQKLDMHVKKNIKSEVQESNEVEGIHESLITSHQIPVAQKLYNTTNNGMTVRFIGDEVNASVTDRYVQDNAFDKRFDTFTHRVNNEECIPFRNVGNDTSNQEKCEDSGSVLSTDYDIYRGLQGEVGRTICFSDEVKRPFDSKEPPVTSSTCDKQSAVFIEQRANSCIEGGRRAPHSRIKYEKDDVLVQRSEERCRAEDALYGITKIEDGSYRCSVCDCKLVCGMSVLSHVREKQHETARITAMKNDCAKGPEVPNNSCGGELVNYQAEEDHMKGKKHKIKQETAEKNNCPKKFETSSNSCESTTPVSLCSAVSCSLADSVAIVEDRHQETVIKLSRADYVVVTMVVHTLSNDGMWLIQTPLYY, from the exons ATGAATTACCAAGAAACAACAGAAGATTTAAATACATTTGTCGACAAATTAGCCAACCTGATAAATGATACTTTCAAATCCTGCATAAAGAACTATGATACATTACTGCCGTTCATTAATCAAAAGGAAATAAATGCTAAAATACATCACAGATTAGTATTTGTTAATATACTGTTGAACAAGTTAAATGAAGAACTTTCAGGACTTATAACTGAATATGTAACTGTGTCACCATATGAACAAAAAGGGGAGACTGTTCTGTttgaaggagggaggaggagaagaaagtCCCATATGCTGAAGTTAGACGGACAACAGACTGAAAGTAAAAAAAGTCCATATTCCGATAATAGAAAGTGTTCCATTGCTTTAACTTCACAAACTGGAATCAATATACAATCAGATAATTTATTATTAATTGGTACTGAGAAAGCAATTAATACACAGCCACAGAAATTGGACATGCAagagaagaaaaatgtaaaaacagaAACACAAGATTTAAATAAATTTGAAGGAGGTACGCAGAGAATAATGTCTGATGTGGTTGATTTAGACAGACATGAGACCAAAAGTATAAAAATGGAATTGCCATTTTCCGATAATTCGAAGTGTTCCATTCCATTAACGTCACAGACTGGAACCAATATAAAACCAGAAAATTTGGTATTAAGGGATAATGAAGAAACAAGTAACACACAAGCACGGAAGGCGGACATGCAagagaagaaaaatataaaaactgaagcaCAAGAGTCAAATAAAGTTGAAGAAGGTAGAAGGGGAATAATATATGATGTGCTAGATTTAGGCAGACATCAGACCAAATGTATAAAAGTGGATGTGCCATTTTCTGATAATGCCAAGTGTTCCATTCCATTAACTTCACAGACTGGAACCAATGTAAAATCAGAGAATTCACTGTTAAGGGATAATGCACTGAAGTTGGATATGCAAgggaagaaaaatataaaaacagaaacacaAGATTCAAATAAAGTCAAAGGAGGCAGGAAGAGAATAACAAGCGATGTGCTTGATGTAGGCAGACACGAGACCAAAAGTATGAAAGTGGAAGTGCCATTTTCCGATAATACCAAATATTCCATTCCATTAATTTCACGGACTGGAACCAATATAAAGTCAGAGAATTCGGTATTAAGGGATAATGAACAAACCAGTAATATACAGGCACAAAAGTCAGACATGCatgcaaagaaaaacataaaaaccgAAGTACAAGAATCAAATGAAGTTGAAGATATACATGAATTCCCCATAACTAGTTGTCAGATTCCTGTGGCTCACAACTTCTATGACACTACAAATAATGGAGCAACAGTTCATTTTGCTGGTGATGGGGTAAATGCATCTGTTGTAGATAGACATGTAGTGGGTAATGTGTGTAATACACCTTTTGACACTCTTACTCACAgtgaaaataatgaaatgtgtgttcCATTACTAAATGTAGGAAGTGAGACTAGCAGTCAGGAGAAACGTGAAAACACTGTCAACATTCTTAGTAAAGATCATGACATTTACAGAGGACTGCGAGAAGAAGTTGGCTGTACCACTTCTCTTTCTGCCCATGCaaaaagatcatttgacagtaaaGAACCTCCTGTTACTTTCAGTACTTGTGATAATCAATCTGCTGTGTTACTAGGAGGGAGAGAAAATAGCTTTTACGGGGGATGGAGAGAAGCTCCTCATTGTCCTAGGACATATATAAACGGTGATGTCCCTGCTCAGAGATCAGAGAAATGGTGTAGAGCAGAAGATTCACTATGTGGTATCATAAAGATCAGGAATGGGATGTATAGATCTTCACTTTTTTGTGACATGGCAGTGTTTGGTCATGTGAGAGGAAAGCAGTATAAAAGAGCACGAATAACTGCCAGGAGAGAGAGAAAATTGGAGAATTTGATATTAATTGATAGAACAGTAACAAGTGATACAGAGGAAGAGAATTTGTTGTACATGCTtgcaaagaaaagcataaagatgAAACTACAAGATTTAAATAAAGTTGAAGGAGATGAGAAGAGAAGAATGTCTGATGCACTCGATTTAGGCAGACAGGAGACCAAAAGTATAAAAATGGAAGAGCCATTTTCTGATCATAAAAAGTATTCTATCCCTTTAACTTCACAGACTGGAATCAATATAAAGTCAGATAATTTGGCATTAATGGATAATGAAGAAACAAGTAATACACAGGCACAGAAATTGGACATGCATGTGAAGAAAAACATAAAATCAGAAGTACAAGAATCAAATGAAGTTGAAGGAATACATGAATCCCTCATAACTAGTCATCAGATTCCTGTGGCTCAGAAATTGTATAACACTACAAATAATGGAATGACCGTTCGTTTTATTGGTGATGAGGTAAATGCATCTGTTACAGATAGATATGTGCAGGATAATGCATTTGATAAACGTTTTGACACGTTTACTCACAGAGTAAATAATGAAGAGTGTATTCCATTTCGAAATGTAGGAAATGATACTAGCAACCAAGAGAAATGTGAAGACAGTGGCAGTGTTCTTAGTACAGATTATGACATTTACAGAGGACTGCAAGGAGAAGTTGGCCGTACCATTTGTTTTTCTGATGAAGTAAAAAGACCATTCGACAGTAAAGAGCCTCCTGTTACTTCCAGTACTTGTGATAAGCAATCTGCTGTGTTTATAGAACAGAGAGCAAATAGctgtattgagggagggagaagagCTCCTCATTCTCGTATAAAATATGAAAAAGATGATGTACTAGTACAGAGATCAGAGGAACGGTGTAGAGCAGAAGATGCACTATATGGTATCACAAAAATCGAGGATGGGTCATATAGATGTTCAGTGTGTGATTGTAAACTTGTTTGTGGCATGTCAGTGCTTAGTCATGTGAGAGAAAAGCAGCATGAAACAGCACGAATAACTGCCATGAAGAATGATTGTGCCAAAGGGCCTGAAGTTCCAAATAACAGTTGTGGAGGTGAACTTGTTAACTACCAGGCAGAGGAGGATCATATGAAAGgaaagaagcataaaataaaacaagaaactgcTGAAAAGAACAATTGTCCCAAAAAGTTTGAAACTTCAAGCAACAGCTGTGAAAGTACTACACctgtttctttgtgttcagctgttTCTTGCTCACTTGCTGACAGTGTTGCTATTGTAGAGGATCGACATCAG gagacagTCATCAAATTGTCAAGGGCAGACTATGTGGTGGTGACAATGGTCGTGCACACACTCTCTAATGATGGAATGTGGCTGATTCAAACTCCTCTGTACTACTGA
- the LOC124558188 gene encoding uncharacterized protein LOC124558188 isoform X1, with product MNYQETTEDLNTFVDKLANLINDTFKSCIKNYDTLLPFINQKEINAKIHHRLVFVNILLNKLNEELSGLITEYVTVSPYEQKGETVLFEGGRRRRKSHMLKLDGQQTESKKSPYSDNRKCSIALTSQTGINIQSDNLLLIGTEKAINTQPQKLDMQEKKNVKTETQDLNKFEGGTQRIMSDVVDLDRHETKSIKMELPFSDNSKCSIPLTSQTGTNIKPENLVLRDNEETSNTQARKADMQEKKNIKTEAQESNKVEEGRRGIIYDVLDLGRHQTKCIKVDVPFSDNAKCSIPLTSQTGTNVKSENSLLRDNALKLDMQGKKNIKTETQDSNKVKGGRKRITSDVLDVGRHETKSMKVEVPFSDNTKYSIPLISRTGTNIKSENSVLRDNEQTSNIQAQKSDMHAKKNIKTEVQESNEVEDIHEFPITSCQIPVAHNFYDTTNNGATVHFAGDGVNASVVDRHVVGNVCNTPFDTLTHSENNEMCVPLLNVGSETSSQEKRENTVNILSKDHDIYRGLREEVGCTTSLSAHAKRSFDSKEPPVTFSTCDNQSAVLLGGRENSFYGGWREAPHCPRTYINGDVPAQRSEKWCRAEDSLCGIIKIRNGMYRSSLFCDMAVFGHVRGKQYKRARITARRERKLENLILIDRTVTSDTEEENLLYMLAKKSIKMKLQDLNKVEGDEKRRMSDALDLGRQETKSIKMEEPFSDHKKYSIPLTSQTGINIKSDNLALMDNEETSNTQAQKLDMHVKKNIKSEVQESNEVEGIHESLITSHQIPVAQKLYNTTNNGMTVRFIGDEVNASVTDRYVQDNAFDKRFDTFTHRVNNEECIPFRNVGNDTSNQEKCEDSGSVLSTDYDIYRGLQGEVGRTICFSDEVKRPFDSKEPPVTSSTCDKQSAVFIEQRANSCIEGGRRAPHSRIKYEKDDVLVQRSEERCRAEDALYGITKIEDGSYRCSVCDCKLVCGMSVLSHVREKQHETARITAMKNDCAKGPEVPNNSCGGELVNYQAEEDHMKGKKHKIKQETAEKNNCPKKFETSSNSCESTTPVSLCSAVSCSLADSVAIVEDRHQVMSVKRSVMLNDIWTYFYAPFHINKQFIRFHSRQIICSLCWEQVGRYILNVRVHISSLSHLDRVNILRNIELKNKSSNKQLLDIPGSLKNIVPATQFSLRNNGFFCSVCNCFCEKALILSHMTGASHGRKLDEMKNLVKS from the coding sequence ATGAATTACCAAGAAACAACAGAAGATTTAAATACATTTGTCGACAAATTAGCCAACCTGATAAATGATACTTTCAAATCCTGCATAAAGAACTATGATACATTACTGCCGTTCATTAATCAAAAGGAAATAAATGCTAAAATACATCACAGATTAGTATTTGTTAATATACTGTTGAACAAGTTAAATGAAGAACTTTCAGGACTTATAACTGAATATGTAACTGTGTCACCATATGAACAAAAAGGGGAGACTGTTCTGTttgaaggagggaggaggagaagaaagtCCCATATGCTGAAGTTAGACGGACAACAGACTGAAAGTAAAAAAAGTCCATATTCCGATAATAGAAAGTGTTCCATTGCTTTAACTTCACAAACTGGAATCAATATACAATCAGATAATTTATTATTAATTGGTACTGAGAAAGCAATTAATACACAGCCACAGAAATTGGACATGCAagagaagaaaaatgtaaaaacagaAACACAAGATTTAAATAAATTTGAAGGAGGTACGCAGAGAATAATGTCTGATGTGGTTGATTTAGACAGACATGAGACCAAAAGTATAAAAATGGAATTGCCATTTTCCGATAATTCGAAGTGTTCCATTCCATTAACGTCACAGACTGGAACCAATATAAAACCAGAAAATTTGGTATTAAGGGATAATGAAGAAACAAGTAACACACAAGCACGGAAGGCGGACATGCAagagaagaaaaatataaaaactgaagcaCAAGAGTCAAATAAAGTTGAAGAAGGTAGAAGGGGAATAATATATGATGTGCTAGATTTAGGCAGACATCAGACCAAATGTATAAAAGTGGATGTGCCATTTTCTGATAATGCCAAGTGTTCCATTCCATTAACTTCACAGACTGGAACCAATGTAAAATCAGAGAATTCACTGTTAAGGGATAATGCACTGAAGTTGGATATGCAAgggaagaaaaatataaaaacagaaacacaAGATTCAAATAAAGTCAAAGGAGGCAGGAAGAGAATAACAAGCGATGTGCTTGATGTAGGCAGACACGAGACCAAAAGTATGAAAGTGGAAGTGCCATTTTCCGATAATACCAAATATTCCATTCCATTAATTTCACGGACTGGAACCAATATAAAGTCAGAGAATTCGGTATTAAGGGATAATGAACAAACCAGTAATATACAGGCACAAAAGTCAGACATGCatgcaaagaaaaacataaaaaccgAAGTACAAGAATCAAATGAAGTTGAAGATATACATGAATTCCCCATAACTAGTTGTCAGATTCCTGTGGCTCACAACTTCTATGACACTACAAATAATGGAGCAACAGTTCATTTTGCTGGTGATGGGGTAAATGCATCTGTTGTAGATAGACATGTAGTGGGTAATGTGTGTAATACACCTTTTGACACTCTTACTCACAgtgaaaataatgaaatgtgtgttcCATTACTAAATGTAGGAAGTGAGACTAGCAGTCAGGAGAAACGTGAAAACACTGTCAACATTCTTAGTAAAGATCATGACATTTACAGAGGACTGCGAGAAGAAGTTGGCTGTACCACTTCTCTTTCTGCCCATGCaaaaagatcatttgacagtaaaGAACCTCCTGTTACTTTCAGTACTTGTGATAATCAATCTGCTGTGTTACTAGGAGGGAGAGAAAATAGCTTTTACGGGGGATGGAGAGAAGCTCCTCATTGTCCTAGGACATATATAAACGGTGATGTCCCTGCTCAGAGATCAGAGAAATGGTGTAGAGCAGAAGATTCACTATGTGGTATCATAAAGATCAGGAATGGGATGTATAGATCTTCACTTTTTTGTGACATGGCAGTGTTTGGTCATGTGAGAGGAAAGCAGTATAAAAGAGCACGAATAACTGCCAGGAGAGAGAGAAAATTGGAGAATTTGATATTAATTGATAGAACAGTAACAAGTGATACAGAGGAAGAGAATTTGTTGTACATGCTtgcaaagaaaagcataaagatgAAACTACAAGATTTAAATAAAGTTGAAGGAGATGAGAAGAGAAGAATGTCTGATGCACTCGATTTAGGCAGACAGGAGACCAAAAGTATAAAAATGGAAGAGCCATTTTCTGATCATAAAAAGTATTCTATCCCTTTAACTTCACAGACTGGAATCAATATAAAGTCAGATAATTTGGCATTAATGGATAATGAAGAAACAAGTAATACACAGGCACAGAAATTGGACATGCATGTGAAGAAAAACATAAAATCAGAAGTACAAGAATCAAATGAAGTTGAAGGAATACATGAATCCCTCATAACTAGTCATCAGATTCCTGTGGCTCAGAAATTGTATAACACTACAAATAATGGAATGACCGTTCGTTTTATTGGTGATGAGGTAAATGCATCTGTTACAGATAGATATGTGCAGGATAATGCATTTGATAAACGTTTTGACACGTTTACTCACAGAGTAAATAATGAAGAGTGTATTCCATTTCGAAATGTAGGAAATGATACTAGCAACCAAGAGAAATGTGAAGACAGTGGCAGTGTTCTTAGTACAGATTATGACATTTACAGAGGACTGCAAGGAGAAGTTGGCCGTACCATTTGTTTTTCTGATGAAGTAAAAAGACCATTCGACAGTAAAGAGCCTCCTGTTACTTCCAGTACTTGTGATAAGCAATCTGCTGTGTTTATAGAACAGAGAGCAAATAGctgtattgagggagggagaagagCTCCTCATTCTCGTATAAAATATGAAAAAGATGATGTACTAGTACAGAGATCAGAGGAACGGTGTAGAGCAGAAGATGCACTATATGGTATCACAAAAATCGAGGATGGGTCATATAGATGTTCAGTGTGTGATTGTAAACTTGTTTGTGGCATGTCAGTGCTTAGTCATGTGAGAGAAAAGCAGCATGAAACAGCACGAATAACTGCCATGAAGAATGATTGTGCCAAAGGGCCTGAAGTTCCAAATAACAGTTGTGGAGGTGAACTTGTTAACTACCAGGCAGAGGAGGATCATATGAAAGgaaagaagcataaaataaaacaagaaactgcTGAAAAGAACAATTGTCCCAAAAAGTTTGAAACTTCAAGCAACAGCTGTGAAAGTACTACACctgtttctttgtgttcagctgttTCTTGCTCACTTGCTGACAGTGTTGCTATTGTAGAGGATCGACATCAGGTAATGTCAGTGAAACGTTCAGTTATGTTAAATGATATTTGGACATATTTTTATGCACCATtccacattaacaaacaattcatCAGGTTTCATTCCAGGCAAATAATCTGCTCCCTTTGTTGGGAACAAGTAGGAAGATACATATTAAATGTAAGGGTACACATTTCTAGCTTAAGTCATCTTGATCGGGTAAATATATTACGAAATATTGAACTGAAAAATAAGTCATCCAATAAACAACTATTGGATATACCAGGCAGTCTAAAGAACATTGTTCCTGCTACTCAGTTTAGCTTGAGAAACAATGGTTTCTTTTGTAGTGTGTGCAACTGTTTCTGTGAAAAAGCACTTATATTAAGTCATATGACAGGTGCAAGCCATGGCAGAAAGCTAGATGAAATGAAAAACTTGGTAAAGAGCTAA